Proteins encoded within one genomic window of Thermococcus celer Vu 13 = JCM 8558:
- the crcB gene encoding fluoride efflux transporter CrcB, whose protein sequence is MNPRMILVIALGGALGAVGRFYLSGILPVYKDFPAGTLLVNSLASLFLGYLYGLLFWGVDVSAEWRLFLGTGFCGALSTFSTFSYETFSLLREEEYLLATLNIAANVIITIGLVFLGFVLARR, encoded by the coding sequence ATGAACCCAAGGATGATCCTCGTGATAGCCCTCGGCGGCGCCCTGGGAGCGGTGGGGCGGTTCTACCTCTCGGGGATACTCCCCGTGTACAAGGATTTCCCTGCTGGAACGCTCCTCGTGAACAGCCTGGCCAGCCTGTTCCTTGGCTACCTCTACGGCCTGCTCTTCTGGGGTGTGGACGTGTCGGCGGAGTGGAGACTCTTCCTCGGAACGGGCTTCTGCGGGGCGCTGAGCACGTTCTCGACCTTCTCCTACGAGACGTTCTCCCTTCTACGGGAGGAGGAGTATCTTCTGGCCACCCTGAACATCGCGGCAAACGTTATAATCACGATAGGCTTAGTCTTCCTCGGGTTCGTACTTGCGAGGAGGTGA
- a CDS encoding TldD/PmbA family protein has translation MFDVNDFILKKAKELGFGDVVVLSHETERRQVRFANNEITVAKNWHERKVELFVELEKRVAGTSITELSEENIEKTLKTLLSNLKGMSPKEDYYGIAEGPFEYRDIPETFDKAIVELDEPNEYVETAINSALEEGAKRVAGVLYTDHDKIYLTTSNGVEGFDEGTGIEISVRAFIGDLESGHGTNSSRVLKKFDPEWAGRKAGEIANLARNPEQGPEGKFDVIFDPLAFANLLSYMSFMTSAYAAEAGFSFLVNKLNEKVASDIVTIKDIGNLPNGYGTRKFDDEGVPTRETTIIENGTFRTFLLNHSLARKYGASTTANAGLVMPHAWNIVLEPGDYTREELFDEVKKGIYITNVWYTRFQNYVAGDFSTIPRDGIFLVENGELRPIRNIRVSDNLQRILGGIKGLTKESHHVHWWEVNTPVTTPYVLVGDVGITRAMK, from the coding sequence ATGTTCGACGTTAACGATTTCATCCTCAAGAAGGCTAAGGAGCTGGGCTTCGGCGACGTCGTCGTCCTCTCCCACGAGACGGAGCGGAGGCAGGTCCGCTTCGCCAACAACGAGATAACCGTGGCGAAGAACTGGCACGAAAGGAAGGTGGAGCTCTTCGTCGAGCTCGAGAAGCGCGTCGCCGGGACGAGCATCACGGAGCTGAGCGAGGAGAACATAGAGAAGACCCTGAAGACGCTCCTGAGCAACCTGAAGGGCATGTCCCCCAAGGAGGACTACTACGGCATCGCGGAGGGCCCCTTCGAGTACAGGGATATCCCGGAGACCTTCGATAAAGCCATAGTCGAGCTGGACGAGCCGAACGAGTACGTTGAAACCGCGATAAACTCGGCCCTCGAGGAGGGGGCCAAGAGAGTTGCGGGAGTTCTCTACACTGACCACGATAAAATTTACTTGACCACGAGCAACGGCGTCGAGGGGTTCGACGAGGGGACGGGGATAGAGATAAGCGTCCGCGCCTTCATCGGCGACCTCGAGAGCGGCCACGGGACGAACTCCTCAAGGGTTCTGAAGAAGTTCGACCCCGAGTGGGCCGGCAGGAAGGCGGGGGAGATAGCTAACCTCGCCCGGAACCCGGAGCAGGGGCCCGAGGGGAAGTTCGACGTCATCTTCGACCCGCTGGCCTTCGCGAACCTGCTCAGCTACATGAGCTTCATGACCTCAGCCTACGCCGCCGAGGCAGGTTTCAGCTTCCTCGTGAACAAGCTCAACGAGAAGGTCGCGAGCGACATCGTCACGATAAAGGACATTGGAAACCTGCCCAACGGCTACGGGACGCGGAAGTTCGACGACGAGGGCGTCCCGACGAGGGAGACGACCATCATCGAAAACGGAACCTTCAGGACCTTCCTCCTCAACCACAGCCTGGCCAGGAAGTACGGGGCGAGCACGACCGCCAACGCCGGTCTGGTAATGCCCCACGCGTGGAACATCGTCCTCGAGCCCGGCGATTACACCAGAGAGGAGCTCTTCGACGAGGTTAAGAAGGGCATCTACATCACAAACGTCTGGTACACCCGCTTCCAGAACTACGTCGCCGGTGATTTCTCGACCATCCCGAGGGACGGGATTTTCCTCGTCGAGAACGGCGAGCTGAGGCCGATAAGGAACATAAGGGTGAGCGACAACCTTCAGAGGATCCTGGGCGGAATAAAGGGCCTGACTAAGGAGAGCCACCACGTCCACTGGTGGGAGGTCAACACCCCTGTAACGACGCCCTACGTTCTCGTCGGGGACGTCGGAATAACGAGGGCGATGAAGTGA
- a CDS encoding TldD/PmbA family protein, with amino-acid sequence MELLEFAVEKALELGASYAEARFEEKKGTSLAMKNGNPEGLSVISDRGMGVRVLADGGMGFASTNVLTKESVGEAVKKAVKLAKAAAKVRKEPIVFSEEDFHSVEYKVKMRKDFRDFSPEEKLELLRKIEEEVKATGVNVPMRYLNYSDQVWKKKILHSDGAYIESKIPRVSVTYNLVVFENGQMEQAPFVQRAFSGGLELIEKDEPWKWAVKDVQALKRLIYEGRKPPEGRVDLVISPEVAGIAVHESVGHPYESDRIFGREAAQAGESFVKPDMLGERIGSEAVTVIEDPTIPNSWGFYLYDDEGVKARPRYLIRNGIINEFLMNREYAAKLGQRSNAAARAINYNREPIVRMANTYLAPGDHSFEELIEDVKLGVYMVSFNEWNIDDRRYQQRYIGREAYLIENGEIKHPVRRPILEITTRALWSSVDAVGREVEFYPGTCGKGEPGQGVPVWMGGAHARLRDIPLRRP; translated from the coding sequence ATGGAGCTTTTGGAGTTCGCCGTCGAGAAGGCCCTCGAGCTGGGGGCCAGCTACGCCGAGGCGAGGTTCGAGGAGAAGAAGGGCACTTCTTTGGCCATGAAGAACGGCAACCCCGAGGGGTTGAGCGTAATATCCGACAGGGGCATGGGCGTAAGGGTTCTGGCCGATGGGGGAATGGGCTTCGCAAGCACGAACGTCCTGACGAAGGAGAGCGTGGGCGAAGCGGTCAAGAAGGCCGTCAAGCTGGCCAAGGCGGCCGCCAAAGTCAGGAAGGAACCGATAGTCTTCTCGGAGGAGGACTTTCACTCCGTCGAGTACAAGGTGAAGATGCGCAAGGACTTCCGCGACTTCTCGCCCGAGGAGAAGCTCGAGCTCCTCAGGAAGATCGAGGAGGAGGTAAAGGCAACCGGGGTAAACGTGCCGATGCGCTACCTCAACTACTCCGACCAGGTCTGGAAGAAGAAGATACTCCACAGCGACGGCGCGTACATCGAGAGCAAGATCCCGAGGGTCTCCGTAACCTACAACCTCGTGGTCTTCGAGAACGGCCAGATGGAGCAGGCGCCCTTCGTCCAGAGGGCCTTTTCCGGCGGACTTGAGCTCATCGAGAAGGACGAGCCTTGGAAGTGGGCGGTGAAGGACGTCCAGGCCTTAAAGAGGCTCATCTACGAGGGCAGGAAACCGCCTGAAGGCAGGGTCGACCTCGTCATCAGCCCGGAGGTCGCTGGCATAGCCGTCCACGAGAGCGTCGGGCACCCCTACGAGAGCGACAGGATATTCGGAAGGGAGGCCGCCCAGGCCGGAGAGAGCTTCGTCAAGCCAGACATGCTCGGCGAGAGGATAGGGAGCGAGGCGGTGACGGTTATCGAGGACCCGACGATACCGAACAGCTGGGGCTTCTACCTCTACGACGACGAGGGAGTGAAGGCCCGCCCGAGGTACCTCATCAGGAACGGAATCATCAACGAGTTCCTCATGAACAGGGAGTACGCGGCGAAGCTCGGGCAACGCTCCAACGCCGCGGCGAGGGCCATCAACTACAACCGCGAGCCCATAGTCAGGATGGCCAACACCTACCTGGCTCCTGGCGATCACTCCTTCGAGGAGCTCATCGAGGACGTCAAACTCGGCGTCTACATGGTCTCCTTCAACGAGTGGAACATCGACGACCGCAGGTATCAGCAGAGGTACATCGGCAGGGAGGCCTACCTCATCGAGAACGGCGAGATAAAGCACCCGGTTAGGAGGCCCATCCTCGAGATAACGACGAGGGCGCTGTGGAGCAGCGTCGATGCCGTCGGCAGGGAGGTGGAGTTCTACCCCGGAACCTGCGGCAAGGGCGAGCCGGGCCAAGGAGTTCCGGTCTGGATGGGCGGAGCGCACGCAAGGCTCAGGGACATACCTTTGAGGAGGCCGTGA
- a CDS encoding type II toxin-antitoxin system RelE family toxin codes for MPSGKFDVKKIKGKKNTFRVRLGEYRVIYELRRKELLILIIKLENGRMCTTN; via the coding sequence GTGCCATCCGGGAAGTTTGACGTCAAAAAGATCAAGGGGAAGAAAAACACGTTTAGGGTTCGTCTCGGCGAGTACAGGGTCATTTATGAACTTCGACGGAAAGAACTGCTTATTCTTATCATCAAATTGGAAAACGGGAGAATGTGTACGACTAATTAA
- a CDS encoding ABC transporter ATP-binding protein — protein sequence MIVRAKKLTKRFGSVVALDSVDLEIPGGLTVVVGPNGGGKSTFMKIATGAYRPSGGCIEVLGKDPWRDEGVKKRLGASFDPPALPPLRTGREWLEYVSEARGGNGRDVTEAAETFGIEGFVDKRVRDYSAGMRKRVSLAQAFVGDPELVFLDEPLANLDLEGMKNVVGVIQRKHEEGLNLVVISHIWRPFLEMADYAVFIAAGRVQASGDPDEVLPLIEGAFPL from the coding sequence GTGATAGTGAGGGCAAAGAAACTGACCAAGCGCTTCGGCAGCGTCGTCGCCCTCGATTCCGTTGACCTTGAGATCCCGGGGGGTCTCACAGTGGTGGTGGGCCCCAACGGGGGAGGGAAATCGACGTTCATGAAGATTGCAACCGGCGCTTACAGGCCCAGCGGCGGGTGCATAGAGGTCCTGGGGAAGGATCCCTGGCGGGACGAGGGAGTAAAGAAGCGTCTGGGGGCCTCCTTCGATCCGCCTGCGCTACCCCCGTTAAGAACCGGGAGGGAGTGGCTGGAGTACGTATCCGAGGCGAGGGGCGGGAACGGACGGGACGTCACGGAGGCCGCGGAGACCTTCGGGATCGAGGGGTTCGTGGACAAGAGGGTGAGGGATTACTCCGCCGGGATGAGGAAGAGGGTCAGCCTTGCCCAGGCTTTCGTCGGAGACCCGGAGCTGGTTTTCCTGGACGAGCCGCTGGCGAACCTCGACCTCGAGGGCATGAAGAACGTCGTTGGGGTTATTCAAAGAAAGCACGAGGAGGGCCTTAACCTCGTCGTTATCTCCCACATCTGGCGACCCTTCCTGGAGATGGCGGATTACGCCGTCTTCATAGCCGCGGGAAGGGTTCAGGCTTCGGGCGATCCGGACGAGGTTCTTCCGCTGATCGAGGGAGCCTTCCCGCTGTGA
- the coaBC gene encoding bifunctional phosphopantothenoylcysteine decarboxylase/phosphopantothenate--cysteine ligase CoaBC has protein sequence MLHHVKLIHATKSKKLLGKKIVLAIPGSIAAVECVKLARELIRHGAEVHAVMSENARKIIHPYAMEFATGNPVVTEITGFIEHVELAGEHENKADLVLVCPATANTIGKIACGIDDTPVTTVVTTAFAHTPIMIAPAMHSTMYDHPVVKDNIEKLKKLGVEFVGPRFEEGKAKVASTEEIVYRVIKKLHPKTLEGRRVLVTAGATREYIDPIRYITNASSGRMGVAIAEEADFRGADVTLIRTRGSVSSFVENQIEVETVEEMLAAIESELKARRYDVVVLAAAVSDFCVKEKAQRKIKSGKSLTLELEPTPKIIDRVKELQPDAFLVGFKAETARSEEELVSAARKQIERAGSDLVVANTLNAFGSEENEVVLVGEDFVKKLPRMGKRELAERLWDEIISILG, from the coding sequence ATGCTTCACCACGTCAAACTCATCCACGCTACGAAGAGTAAGAAGCTCCTCGGAAAGAAGATCGTCCTCGCCATCCCGGGGAGCATAGCCGCGGTGGAGTGCGTCAAGCTCGCGCGCGAGCTGATAAGGCACGGCGCCGAGGTTCACGCCGTCATGAGCGAGAACGCCCGGAAGATAATCCACCCCTATGCAATGGAGTTCGCCACGGGAAACCCGGTCGTTACGGAGATAACGGGCTTCATAGAGCACGTTGAGCTGGCCGGAGAGCACGAGAACAAAGCCGACCTCGTCCTGGTCTGCCCCGCGACGGCCAACACGATAGGGAAAATCGCCTGCGGTATCGACGACACGCCCGTTACGACCGTTGTGACGACGGCCTTCGCCCACACGCCGATAATGATAGCCCCTGCGATGCACTCGACGATGTACGACCATCCCGTAGTCAAGGATAACATCGAGAAGCTGAAAAAACTCGGCGTTGAGTTCGTAGGACCGAGGTTCGAGGAGGGCAAGGCGAAGGTCGCGAGCACGGAGGAAATAGTCTATCGCGTCATCAAAAAGCTCCACCCGAAGACCCTCGAGGGAAGGCGCGTCCTCGTCACTGCCGGCGCAACGCGGGAGTACATAGACCCGATACGCTACATCACTAACGCGAGCTCCGGGAGGATGGGCGTGGCCATAGCGGAAGAGGCCGATTTCAGAGGTGCTGACGTTACCCTAATCCGGACGAGGGGGAGCGTTTCAAGCTTCGTGGAAAACCAGATCGAGGTCGAGACCGTCGAGGAGATGCTCGCGGCCATAGAGAGCGAGCTAAAGGCGAGAAGATACGACGTCGTCGTCCTCGCGGCGGCCGTGAGCGACTTCTGCGTTAAGGAGAAAGCCCAGAGGAAGATAAAGAGCGGGAAATCGTTAACCCTCGAGCTCGAACCAACGCCGAAGATAATAGACCGGGTGAAGGAGCTCCAGCCCGACGCTTTTCTGGTCGGATTCAAGGCGGAGACGGCCCGGAGCGAGGAGGAGCTCGTAAGCGCCGCCAGAAAGCAGATCGAGAGGGCCGGAAGCGACCTCGTCGTGGCCAACACCCTCAACGCCTTCGGGAGCGAGGAGAACGAGGTCGTCCTCGTGGGAGAAGATTTCGTTAAGAAGCTGCCGAGGATGGGCAAGCGCGAGCTGGCGGAGAGGCTCTGGGACGAGATAATTTCTATACTTGGCTGA
- a CDS encoding DUF190 domain-containing protein yields MVEVEHWNTLRLRIYIGENDRFGGKPLYKAIVEKLREMGIAGATVYRGIYGFGKKSRVHSADVMRLSTDLPIVIEAVDRGYKIEKAIKEVKPMIRDGMITVEPTIVVWVGTKEEVDRFEEDAVREG; encoded by the coding sequence GTGGTTGAGGTGGAACACTGGAACACGCTCCGCCTTCGCATCTACATAGGCGAGAACGACCGATTCGGGGGGAAACCCCTCTACAAGGCCATAGTGGAGAAGCTCAGAGAGATGGGCATCGCCGGGGCTACCGTTTACCGCGGTATCTACGGCTTCGGCAAGAAGAGCAGGGTCCACTCGGCGGACGTTATGCGGCTCTCCACGGACCTGCCCATTGTTATAGAGGCCGTCGATAGGGGATACAAGATCGAGAAGGCGATAAAAGAGGTAAAACCGATGATAAGGGACGGGATGATAACCGTCGAACCGACGATAGTGGTGTGGGTTGGCACGAAGGAGGAGGTGGACAGGTTCGAGGAGGACGCCGTGAGGGAGGGTTGA
- a CDS encoding MFS transporter: MVEVEVIEDSRLNRFHYTLLAILGTVWAFIAVNTISAGFVIALLKNDPAFQGSLTRLGSLGSAALFGMLFGAPLFGYLADRIGRRTTLALAVSTFSIASVVSAFAGNLETLIALRFIVGLGLGGSLPVASSYFAEFMPKSVRGAMISILESFWAVGTIIVGVVAILVGADWRSVLLFGGAVVLVLPLILALPESPRYLLTRGRIEEAEKTVERILGVRAKLSVPGERKRASVGDLWRRYGRRTLMLSVAWFSIAFAYYGFFIWLPRFLASTLGITVFRSFQYFVITAVAQLPGYWSAAYLLERIGRKKTLSYYLLLSGIAGLGFYFAARSGSEAAIISSAIAFSFFNLGAWGAIYAYTPELYPTEVRGTGTGWAGAMARIGGGIAPILAGRIMELSGSALAVLVIAVVAIVGALDVLTLGEETMGRSIG, encoded by the coding sequence GTGGTGGAAGTGGAGGTCATCGAGGACTCCCGGTTGAATAGGTTCCACTACACGCTTCTGGCCATCCTCGGGACGGTGTGGGCATTCATAGCGGTTAACACCATCTCCGCGGGCTTTGTAATAGCGCTCCTCAAGAACGACCCCGCCTTCCAGGGGAGTCTCACAAGGCTCGGCTCCCTCGGTTCTGCGGCACTCTTCGGCATGCTCTTCGGGGCTCCGCTCTTCGGCTACCTCGCCGACAGAATCGGGAGAAGAACAACGCTCGCACTCGCTGTTTCCACCTTCTCCATCGCCTCTGTAGTGAGTGCCTTCGCAGGAAACCTCGAAACGCTCATAGCCCTCCGCTTCATCGTGGGGCTGGGCCTGGGCGGCTCGCTACCCGTCGCGAGCTCTTACTTCGCCGAGTTCATGCCGAAATCGGTGAGGGGGGCTATGATTTCAATCCTCGAGAGCTTCTGGGCCGTGGGGACGATAATCGTGGGTGTCGTCGCCATACTCGTGGGGGCCGACTGGCGGAGCGTACTCCTCTTCGGCGGGGCTGTGGTACTCGTTCTTCCCCTCATCCTCGCGCTTCCGGAATCGCCCCGGTACCTGCTAACGAGGGGCAGGATAGAGGAAGCAGAGAAGACCGTCGAAAGGATCCTTGGGGTGAGGGCTAAACTCAGCGTCCCCGGAGAAAGGAAGAGGGCCTCGGTGGGCGATCTCTGGAGGCGGTACGGCAGGAGGACCCTGATGCTGAGCGTGGCCTGGTTCAGCATAGCCTTCGCATACTACGGCTTCTTCATCTGGCTCCCGAGGTTTTTAGCCTCGACCCTCGGAATCACCGTCTTCAGGAGCTTCCAGTACTTCGTTATCACGGCTGTGGCCCAGCTGCCGGGTTACTGGAGCGCCGCCTACCTTCTGGAGAGAATCGGCCGGAAGAAGACGCTCTCCTACTACCTCCTCCTCTCGGGAATCGCCGGGCTGGGGTTCTACTTCGCGGCCCGTTCTGGAAGCGAGGCGGCGATAATATCGAGCGCCATAGCCTTCAGCTTCTTCAACCTCGGAGCCTGGGGTGCCATCTACGCCTACACGCCCGAGCTCTACCCGACGGAGGTCAGGGGCACAGGCACGGGATGGGCTGGCGCCATGGCGAGGATAGGAGGGGGAATAGCGCCGATTTTAGCCGGAAGAATAATGGAGTTGAGCGGGAGCGCCTTGGCCGTTCTGGTGATTGCAGTCGTTGCCATAGTCGGCGCCCTTGATGTTCTAACCCTCGGGGAGGAGACGATGGGAAGGAGCATCGGGTGA
- a CDS encoding MazG nucleotide pyrophosphohydrolase domain-containing protein, which yields MEISEFQEMIKEIYFHKDSKRGVERTFLWFVEEVGELSEAIRKRDREGMEEEFADVLAWLASLANLLGVDLEEAAKKKYPGVCPYCGKKPCECEEKF from the coding sequence GTGGAGATAAGCGAGTTCCAGGAGATGATAAAGGAGATTTACTTCCACAAGGACTCGAAGCGAGGGGTTGAGAGAACCTTTCTCTGGTTCGTCGAGGAGGTCGGGGAGCTGAGCGAGGCGATAAGGAAGCGGGATCGGGAGGGAATGGAGGAGGAGTTCGCCGACGTCCTGGCCTGGCTCGCGAGCCTCGCCAATCTCCTCGGGGTGGACCTCGAGGAGGCGGCTAAGAAGAAGTACCCGGGCGTCTGCCCCTACTGCGGCAAGAAGCCGTGCGAGTGCGAGGAGAAGTTTTGA
- a CDS encoding DUF835 domain-containing protein, whose translation MVPLLALLATIEGMLLLLMALHLLGRLRTTGGQVLLISVTVGGSTYVLLATILGASPLVLMAFPIPFMGLMLIVAGYALIKEEMGLRSIATLLPIGAFLLGAINLTYPVTVTTNLAPYLYGAGAVFRAMIFIGMIKYAFFQIMPPQTSNINVPTGAFYTDDEKQLARIVEKMKSSGNGVLITRSPPGEGPLSIPVFWVTRVASSSPEQNVITVRPTDMGILIDLVKRHIEKGHSLVVLDCFEYLVLENGFERAIKFLLSLKDYVTKYGGTLIVATSPPAYKEREWKILSRELDRLEL comes from the coding sequence TTGGTACCGCTACTGGCCCTTCTTGCAACGATTGAGGGGATGCTCCTCCTGCTGATGGCCCTCCACCTGCTCGGACGCCTCAGGACCACGGGTGGCCAGGTACTGCTCATCTCGGTGACGGTTGGAGGTTCCACGTACGTCCTCCTCGCGACCATCCTCGGTGCGTCCCCACTCGTGCTGATGGCGTTTCCCATACCCTTCATGGGGCTGATGTTGATAGTCGCCGGCTACGCGCTCATTAAAGAGGAGATGGGCCTGAGGAGCATCGCGACCCTGCTTCCCATCGGCGCGTTTCTTTTGGGCGCCATAAACCTGACGTACCCCGTAACCGTGACTACAAACCTTGCTCCCTATCTTTACGGCGCGGGCGCTGTGTTCAGGGCCATGATTTTCATTGGAATGATAAAGTACGCCTTCTTCCAGATCATGCCTCCTCAGACCTCGAACATCAACGTACCCACCGGGGCATTCTACACGGACGATGAAAAGCAGCTGGCGAGGATCGTCGAGAAGATGAAGTCCTCTGGCAACGGGGTTCTCATAACCCGGAGTCCCCCTGGGGAGGGCCCGCTGTCAATCCCGGTTTTCTGGGTCACACGGGTCGCTTCAAGCTCGCCTGAGCAGAACGTTATTACGGTGCGGCCAACCGATATGGGGATACTCATAGACCTCGTTAAGAGGCACATCGAGAAGGGTCACTCCCTCGTCGTGCTCGACTGTTTTGAGTACCTCGTCCTTGAGAACGGTTTTGAGAGGGCCATTAAGTTCCTGCTCTCGTTGAAGGACTACGTTACCAAGTACGGTGGCACCCTGATAGTTGCAACAAGCCCGCCCGCGTACAAGGAGAGGGAGTGGAAGATCCTGAGCAGAGAGCTGGACAGGCTGGAATTGTAG
- a CDS encoding aspartate/glutamate racemase family protein, whose protein sequence is MKRIGIIGGTTPESTCYYYRKYIEISRERFGPFTFPELIVYSINFAEFKDNPKGWEGRKEILIKAARALERAGAEVISFSANTPHIVFPEVQAAVNVPMVSIIDALIEEMKRRGVERVLLLGTKTTMTAGFYRNALKEAGFEVVVPAEKEIDEINRIIFEELAFENLRSKPYLVDLIERYAREEGVEGVILGCTELPLAIKPGDVSIEVFDTAEIHVRKLIDVASGF, encoded by the coding sequence ATGAAGAGGATAGGGATAATCGGCGGGACGACGCCCGAATCAACGTGTTATTACTACCGGAAATACATCGAGATAAGCAGGGAGAGGTTCGGCCCCTTCACCTTCCCGGAGCTCATAGTCTACTCCATAAACTTCGCGGAGTTCAAGGACAATCCCAAAGGCTGGGAGGGGAGGAAGGAGATACTCATAAAGGCCGCGAGGGCCCTCGAGCGCGCCGGGGCCGAGGTCATCTCCTTCTCCGCCAATACCCCGCACATAGTCTTCCCGGAGGTTCAGGCCGCCGTGAACGTCCCCATGGTGAGCATAATAGACGCCCTCATCGAGGAGATGAAAAGGCGGGGCGTTGAGAGGGTCCTTCTCCTCGGAACCAAAACCACGATGACGGCCGGTTTCTACAGGAACGCCCTGAAAGAGGCTGGCTTTGAGGTGGTGGTGCCCGCGGAGAAAGAGATAGACGAAATCAACAGGATAATCTTTGAGGAGCTGGCCTTCGAGAACCTGAGGAGCAAGCCCTACCTCGTGGACCTAATCGAGAGGTACGCGAGGGAGGAGGGCGTTGAGGGCGTCATCCTCGGTTGCACCGAGCTCCCGCTGGCGATAAAGCCCGGCGACGTCTCCATCGAGGTCTTCGACACGGCCGAGATCCACGTGAGGAAACTCATCGACGTGGCGAGCGGTTTTTAA
- a CDS encoding mechanosensitive ion channel family protein, translating to MVAFDEPLPYIGVTPFQLVSALIILIVGYVVAKILVGIFKRGLRKTKLPPLVIEFLGRFLAVLLYVTVIIVALGAVGVSVSSLILGLSAVIGLILGFGLQDTLTNLAAGVWIAALRPIDVDEVVEVGGKTGKVKAVGIMSTELLTPDNKLITIPNKLVWGSVITNYTRMPTRRVDVDVGVAYGTDLDRAIKLAIDLMKNHPKVLDDPEPGVVITALADSSINLQLRAWAKTEDYWAVKGDLTKGIYELYTREGIEIPFPQLDVHLKEK from the coding sequence ATGGTGGCCTTCGATGAACCCCTACCGTACATAGGGGTCACGCCGTTCCAATTGGTCTCAGCACTGATAATCCTGATAGTTGGCTACGTCGTGGCAAAGATACTCGTAGGCATCTTCAAGAGGGGCCTCAGGAAAACGAAGCTTCCACCGCTCGTCATTGAGTTCCTCGGGCGGTTCCTGGCGGTGCTGCTCTACGTAACCGTGATAATAGTCGCCCTCGGTGCGGTGGGGGTCTCCGTTTCCTCCCTAATCCTCGGCCTCTCGGCGGTAATCGGCCTGATACTGGGCTTCGGCCTGCAGGACACCCTCACGAACCTCGCCGCGGGCGTCTGGATCGCAGCGCTCAGGCCGATAGACGTCGACGAAGTCGTTGAAGTCGGCGGAAAGACGGGGAAGGTCAAAGCCGTCGGAATAATGAGCACCGAACTCCTAACTCCCGACAACAAACTCATAACCATACCCAACAAGCTCGTCTGGGGAAGCGTGATCACGAACTACACGAGGATGCCCACAAGGAGGGTTGACGTTGACGTCGGCGTTGCCTACGGAACGGACTTGGACAGGGCAATAAAGCTGGCGATTGACCTAATGAAGAACCACCCCAAGGTTCTCGATGATCCGGAGCCGGGGGTCGTGATAACCGCCCTGGCCGATTCGTCGATAAACCTCCAGCTGAGGGCCTGGGCAAAGACCGAGGACTACTGGGCGGTCAAGGGTGACCTGACCAAGGGTATCTACGAGCTCTACACCCGGGAGGGAATAGAGATCCCGTTCCCGCAGCTCGATGTCCATCTGAAGGAAAAGTGA